The Urbifossiella limnaea genome has a window encoding:
- a CDS encoding Gfo/Idh/MocA family protein translates to MTRTVTRRTVVAAGAALVAGRAAGQPAPPRIKVGQIGVGHAHATKLAAYRASPDYEVVGVVEPDEELRTRAADQPAYRGLRWLTRDQLLGTAGLQAVLVETRVRDLLGHAEACVAAGMHVHIDKPAGESLAHLARVLAVARQKKLLVQLGYMYRYNPAVVLLRDFLRKGWLGDVFEVHAVMSKVVDPAGRRELAAYPGGMMFELGCHVLDLVVGVLGKPAAVAPFNTRTGADGLLDNTLAVLSYPRATATVRSTALEVEGGDRRHLVVCGTAGTFHVQPLDNPAARVALSRDRDGYRKGTQAVTFPRYTRYVADAADMARVIRGEKPTDFPPAHDLAVQDTLLKASGLPG, encoded by the coding sequence ATGACCCGCACCGTCACCCGCCGTACCGTCGTCGCCGCCGGGGCCGCGCTCGTCGCCGGCCGCGCCGCCGGCCAGCCCGCCCCGCCGCGGATCAAGGTCGGCCAGATCGGCGTCGGCCACGCCCACGCCACCAAGCTCGCCGCCTACCGGGCGTCGCCGGACTACGAGGTGGTCGGCGTCGTCGAGCCGGACGAGGAACTCCGGACGCGGGCCGCGGACCAGCCGGCGTACCGCGGGCTCCGCTGGCTGACCCGCGACCAGCTGCTCGGCACGGCGGGGCTGCAAGCCGTGCTCGTCGAGACCCGCGTCCGCGACCTGCTCGGCCACGCCGAGGCCTGCGTCGCGGCGGGAATGCACGTCCACATCGACAAGCCGGCCGGCGAGTCGCTCGCCCACCTCGCCCGCGTCCTCGCCGTCGCCCGACAGAAGAAGTTGCTCGTGCAGCTGGGCTACATGTACCGCTACAACCCGGCGGTCGTGCTGCTCCGCGACTTCCTGCGGAAGGGCTGGCTCGGCGACGTGTTCGAGGTGCACGCGGTGATGAGCAAGGTCGTGGACCCGGCCGGGCGCCGCGAGCTGGCCGCGTACCCCGGCGGCATGATGTTCGAGCTCGGCTGCCACGTACTCGACCTCGTCGTCGGCGTGCTCGGCAAGCCGGCGGCGGTGGCGCCGTTCAACACGCGCACGGGGGCCGACGGCCTGCTCGACAACACGCTGGCGGTACTGTCGTACCCGCGGGCGACGGCGACGGTGCGGTCGACCGCGCTGGAGGTCGAGGGCGGCGACCGGCGCCACCTCGTGGTGTGCGGCACCGCGGGGACGTTCCACGTCCAGCCGCTCGACAACCCGGCCGCACGGGTGGCGCTGTCCCGCGACCGGGACGGGTACAGGAAGGGGACGCAGGCGGTGACGTTCCCGCGGTACACCCGGTACGTCGCCGACGCGGCCGACATGGCCCGGGTGATCCGCGGCGAGAAGCCGACCGACTTCCCGCCGGCCCACGACCTCGCGGTGCAGGACACGCTGCTGAAGGCGAGCGGCCTGCCGGGCTAG
- a CDS encoding OprO/OprP family phosphate-selective porin yields the protein MTRAALHALLAVLTGVGTVRAEPPPEPPASPVAARPPEAEDPPAADRLAGLLDLKPTIQMRGRVEADAVLASQSEQSKATLGDLMNGYGFRRVRLGAQGTVGDSTSWVSEVELAGGNVRLRDVFVGLDAIPGVRQVRIGHFREPYSLEGMTSSNFITFLERAPQNVLAPARNWGVCGFWWPDDERVLFSVGAFRDGTPSNGQSLGDDGNWAVTTRLTGLPVYEPDEDAFRLVHLGGAFSQRVPPNGVINFTPRTGSNLLSVDDNPGSPFLAPVDIPANGYQLYNLQAAGVWGSFSAQAEWSAAGVQQTDAGSVFVHGSYLAVSYFTTGEHRGYNRTRGSFDQVGVRRPLIRSRTDPRGGWGAVELVARFAYLDFTSPNLPPDANGFPAATRLYEFTTGANWYLNSYTRVMLNYTAGIPYPVGAPSTVAHIFGVRYALFF from the coding sequence ATGACCCGTGCGGCGCTGCACGCACTGCTCGCCGTCCTGACCGGGGTTGGGACGGTTCGCGCGGAGCCACCGCCCGAGCCGCCCGCGAGCCCCGTCGCCGCGAGACCGCCCGAGGCCGAAGACCCGCCGGCGGCGGACCGACTCGCCGGGCTGCTCGACCTCAAGCCGACGATCCAGATGCGGGGCCGGGTCGAGGCCGACGCGGTCCTCGCGTCGCAGTCGGAGCAGAGCAAGGCGACGCTCGGCGACCTGATGAACGGCTACGGCTTCCGCCGCGTCCGGCTCGGGGCGCAGGGGACCGTCGGCGACTCCACGAGCTGGGTCTCGGAGGTCGAGTTGGCCGGGGGAAACGTCCGCCTGCGCGACGTGTTCGTGGGGCTGGACGCGATCCCGGGGGTGCGCCAGGTCCGCATCGGGCACTTCCGCGAGCCGTACAGCCTCGAAGGGATGACCAGCTCGAACTTCATCACGTTCCTGGAGCGCGCCCCGCAGAACGTCCTCGCCCCCGCGCGGAACTGGGGCGTGTGCGGCTTCTGGTGGCCGGACGACGAGCGGGTGCTGTTCTCGGTCGGCGCCTTCCGGGACGGCACCCCGAGCAACGGGCAGAGCCTCGGCGACGACGGCAACTGGGCGGTCACCACGCGGCTGACCGGCCTCCCCGTGTACGAACCGGACGAGGACGCTTTCCGGCTGGTCCACCTGGGCGGCGCGTTCTCACAGCGGGTGCCGCCGAACGGGGTCATCAACTTCACCCCGCGGACCGGGTCGAACCTCCTGTCGGTGGACGACAACCCGGGGTCGCCGTTCCTCGCCCCCGTGGACATCCCGGCGAATGGGTACCAGCTGTACAACCTCCAGGCCGCCGGCGTGTGGGGGTCGTTCTCGGCGCAGGCCGAGTGGTCGGCGGCCGGGGTGCAGCAGACGGACGCGGGGTCGGTGTTCGTGCACGGGAGCTACCTCGCGGTAAGCTACTTCACGACCGGCGAACATCGGGGCTACAACCGGACCCGCGGCTCGTTCGACCAGGTGGGGGTCCGGCGGCCGCTGATCCGGTCGCGGACCGACCCGCGCGGCGGGTGGGGTGCTGTGGAGTTGGTCGCGCGGTTCGCGTACCTCGACTTCACCTCCCCGAACCTCCCCCCCGACGCCAACGGGTTCCCGGCTGCCACCCGCCTCTACGAGTTCACCACGGGGGCGAACTGGTACCTGAACAGCTACACCCGGGTGATGCTGAACTACACCGCCGGGATCCCGTACCCGGTCGGCGCCCCGTCGACGGTCGCCCACATCTTCGGCGTCCGGTACGCGCTGTTCTTCTGA